A portion of the Sandaracinobacteroides saxicola genome contains these proteins:
- the hisD gene encoding histidinol dehydrogenase encodes MPLRLDARAPGFAEAFAALVADRREEDAGVSADVARIIAEVRARGYAAVAELTARFDGVDLAAGGIEIGRDERAAAAARVTPETRAALHLAADRIGMFHVEQLPKGHDAVDGSGIRAGWRWTPVERAGLYVPGGRAAYPSSVLMNALPAKVAGVRELVMVTPTPGGELNPLVMLAAEIAGVDRVFRIGGAQAVAALAYGVAPVPACDVIVGPGNAWVAEAKRQLYGVVGIDMVAGPSEILVIADASADPAHVAADLLSQAEHDPVAQSILITDSATLAGAVAAEVERLLPGLASAATARASWARFGTIITVADIMDTVPLADALAAEHLELMLADPEPLFRAIRHAGSIFLGHRTPEAIGDYLGGPNHVLPTGRRARFASGLGVLNFMKRTTFLDSSRGFDAVADAAATLADAEGLPAHALSVRIRS; translated from the coding sequence GGTCGCCGACCGGCGGGAGGAAGATGCCGGCGTCAGCGCCGATGTGGCACGGATCATCGCCGAGGTGCGCGCGCGGGGCTATGCGGCGGTCGCCGAGCTGACGGCGCGTTTCGATGGCGTCGATCTGGCGGCGGGCGGGATCGAAATCGGCCGCGATGAACGGGCAGCGGCAGCAGCGCGGGTGACACCGGAAACGCGCGCCGCGTTGCATCTGGCCGCAGACCGAATTGGAATGTTCCACGTGGAACAATTGCCAAAAGGGCATGATGCCGTGGATGGAAGCGGCATCCGCGCCGGCTGGCGCTGGACGCCGGTGGAACGGGCGGGGCTTTATGTGCCGGGCGGACGCGCCGCCTACCCCTCCAGCGTGCTGATGAATGCCCTTCCGGCGAAGGTCGCCGGCGTGCGCGAGCTGGTGATGGTGACGCCGACGCCGGGGGGCGAGCTGAACCCGCTGGTGATGCTGGCGGCGGAGATCGCCGGCGTGGACCGGGTGTTCCGCATCGGTGGCGCGCAGGCGGTGGCGGCGCTGGCCTATGGGGTCGCGCCGGTGCCGGCGTGTGATGTCATCGTCGGCCCGGGCAATGCCTGGGTCGCCGAGGCGAAGCGGCAGCTTTATGGCGTGGTCGGGATCGACATGGTGGCGGGGCCGTCGGAAATCCTGGTGATCGCCGATGCCAGCGCGGATCCGGCGCATGTCGCCGCCGACCTGCTGAGCCAGGCCGAGCATGATCCGGTGGCGCAGTCGATCCTGATCACGGACAGCGCCACGCTGGCAGGCGCGGTGGCGGCGGAGGTGGAGCGGCTGCTCCCCGGCCTGGCCAGCGCCGCAACCGCGCGGGCGAGCTGGGCGCGGTTCGGCACGATCATCACGGTCGCCGACATCATGGACACCGTGCCGCTGGCGGACGCGCTCGCCGCCGAGCATCTGGAGCTGATGCTCGCCGATCCCGAACCGCTGTTCCGCGCCATCCGCCATGCCGGCAGCATCTTCCTGGGGCACCGCACGCCGGAGGCGATCGGCGACTATCTGGGCGGCCCCAACCATGTGCTGCCCACCGGCCGCCGGGCGCGGTTCGCCAGCGGGCTGGGCGTGCTGAACTTCATGAAACGCACGACCTTCCTGGACAGCAGCCGGGGATTCGACGCGGTCGCCGATGCGGCAGCCACGCTGGCCGACGCCGAAGGCCTGCCGGCGCACGCGCTGTCGGTGCGCATCAGGAGCTGA
- a CDS encoding DNA topoisomerase IB: MASLPDAEPALHFSDLDAPGFTRVRRGSGFHYRDAAGRPVRCRETIARLNSVALPPAYRDAWYCADPDGHIQAVGIDARGRRQYRYHPAFRARQELSKFEACVAFGEALPRVRRAVAQALETRGLDPARVIAAVVRLLDLGRIRVGNERYARDNRTHGATTLRGRHAAVKGARVRLRFRGKHGIEREVVLSDRALASTVRRCQELPGQHLFACETGDGVRAVTSADVNAWLQGVAGAGVTAKAFRTWWASTLALAAGQRGAGLREALDMVAAELGNTPAMARKSYVHPAVVGWLREGAPALRRQRATRWMSADERTLLAFLSKPVNGTLSEPV, from the coding sequence ATGGCCAGCCTGCCCGATGCCGAGCCCGCGCTGCATTTCTCCGACCTCGATGCCCCCGGTTTCACGCGGGTGCGGCGGGGCAGCGGTTTTCACTATCGCGATGCCGCGGGCCGGCCGGTGCGCTGCCGGGAGACGATCGCGCGGCTGAATTCCGTGGCGCTGCCGCCGGCCTATCGCGACGCCTGGTATTGCGCCGATCCCGACGGGCATATTCAGGCGGTGGGCATCGATGCGCGCGGCCGGCGGCAATATCGCTATCACCCCGCCTTTCGCGCCCGGCAGGAGCTGAGCAAGTTCGAGGCCTGTGTGGCGTTCGGGGAGGCGCTGCCGCGTGTTCGCCGCGCCGTTGCCCAGGCGCTGGAGACGCGCGGGCTGGACCCGGCGCGGGTGATCGCGGCGGTGGTGCGGCTGCTCGACCTCGGCCGGATTCGCGTGGGAAACGAGCGCTATGCCCGCGACAACCGCACGCATGGCGCGACCACGCTGCGCGGGCGGCATGCCGCGGTGAAGGGCGCGCGGGTGCGGCTGCGGTTTCGCGGCAAGCATGGGATCGAGCGGGAGGTGGTGCTGAGCGATCGCGCGCTGGCGTCCACGGTGCGCCGCTGTCAGGAGCTGCCGGGGCAGCATCTGTTCGCCTGCGAGACCGGTGACGGCGTGCGCGCGGTCACCTCGGCCGATGTCAATGCCTGGTTGCAGGGTGTCGCCGGCGCCGGGGTGACGGCGAAGGCGTTCCGCACCTGGTGGGCGAGCACGCTGGCGCTGGCGGCGGGGCAGCGCGGCGCGGGCCTGCGCGAGGCACTGGACATGGTTGCCGCCGAACTGGGGAACACCCCGGCGATGGCGCGCAAAAGCTATGTCCACCCCGCGGTGGTCGGCTGGCTGCGCGAGGGCGCGCCGGCGCTCCGCCGGCAGCGCGCGACACGGTGGATGAGCGCCGACGAGCGCACGCTGCTGGCCTTCCTGTCCAAGCCGGTCAACGGCACCCTATCAGAACCTGTTTGA
- a CDS encoding SDR family NAD(P)-dependent oxidoreductase — MMTRFLDRVAVVTGAASGIGRAASLRFAAEGAAVVAVDWSAGVNETADAIAASGGRAVAMRGDCGEEAFNRQIVDEAVASFGRLDAFFANAGVGGGLARLPDVGVDEWLTVLRVNLIGVFLGIREAARIMVPQGSGAIVATASVAGIRSGAGGMPYSASKAGVINLVMTSANQLQGSGVRVNAICPGLTETGMTQGLFDGARARGTDGKLGQLNPLKRAASADEAAAVAVFLASDEASYVNGQALAVDGGLSSSHPVVPGKFV; from the coding sequence ATGATGACCCGATTTCTCGACCGCGTGGCCGTGGTGACCGGCGCCGCCAGCGGCATCGGCCGCGCCGCCAGCCTGCGCTTCGCCGCCGAAGGCGCCGCCGTGGTCGCCGTGGACTGGTCCGCCGGCGTCAACGAGACCGCCGACGCCATCGCCGCCAGCGGCGGACGGGCGGTGGCCATGCGCGGCGACTGCGGGGAGGAGGCGTTCAACCGGCAGATCGTGGACGAGGCGGTGGCGAGCTTCGGCCGGCTCGACGCCTTCTTCGCCAACGCCGGCGTCGGCGGCGGGCTGGCGCGGCTGCCGGATGTCGGGGTCGATGAATGGCTGACCGTGCTGCGCGTCAACCTGATCGGCGTGTTCCTGGGTATCCGGGAGGCGGCACGCATCATGGTGCCGCAGGGGTCGGGCGCCATCGTCGCCACCGCCAGCGTGGCCGGCATCCGCTCCGGCGCCGGCGGCATGCCCTATTCCGCGTCCAAGGCCGGCGTCATCAACCTGGTGATGACCAGCGCCAACCAGCTCCAGGGCAGCGGCGTGCGCGTCAACGCCATCTGCCCCGGCCTCACCGAAACCGGCATGACACAGGGCCTGTTCGATGGCGCCCGTGCCCGCGGAACGGATGGCAAGCTGGGACAGCTCAACCCGCTGAAGCGCGCCGCCAGCGCCGACGAGGCCGCCGCCGTCGCGGTCTTCCTGGCGAGCGACGAGGCAAGCTATGTCAACGGCCAGGCACTGGCGGTCGACGGCGGCCTCAGCAGCAGCCATCCGGTGGTGCCCGGCAAGTTCGTCTGA
- a CDS encoding FGGY family carbohydrate kinase, whose translation MQPLILAIDEGTTSTRALAFDLNGGIVASHGVALTQHYPQPGWVEHDADEIWEHTLASIQTVLAEVGRVAAIGLTNQRETIAFWSRASGRPLAPAIVWQDRRTADITARLKAGGQEPAVQAATGLLLDPYFSASKIGWALAHWPAVAEAAARGDLAVGTIDSWLVWKLTEGRTHISDATNASRTLLMDLKTRQWRPDLCALFGVPAAALPAIVPSAGALAETRLFGAPIPITGIAGDQQAASIGQACLSPGMVKTTYGTGIFMLAHAGAAPPISRSRLLATLAAETDAPSYALEGSIFIGGDAVKWLRDGLGILHTAAESEALAASVADSGGVTFVPAFAGLGAPHWNPRATGMLTGITGGTTRAHIVRATLEAMGMQTADLLDAMAGDGVRPGVMKVDGGMVANNWLCQDLADATGLVVERPRCIETTAMGAAMLAAVGAGHFADLTVAAAAMVAPDARFEPREGDRAGRRAAWAAAIAKVLA comes from the coding sequence ATGCAACCGCTGATCCTTGCCATCGACGAAGGCACCACCTCCACCCGCGCGCTGGCGTTCGACCTGAACGGCGGCATCGTTGCCAGCCATGGCGTGGCGTTGACGCAGCATTATCCGCAGCCCGGCTGGGTGGAGCATGACGCGGACGAAATCTGGGAACATACGCTGGCCTCCATCCAGACCGTGCTGGCCGAGGTGGGAAGGGTTGCCGCCATCGGCCTGACCAACCAGCGCGAGACCATCGCCTTCTGGAGCCGGGCCAGCGGCCGGCCGCTGGCGCCGGCGATCGTCTGGCAGGACCGGCGCACGGCGGACATCACCGCGCGGCTGAAGGCGGGCGGGCAGGAGCCGGCGGTGCAGGCGGCGACCGGCCTGCTGCTCGACCCCTATTTCAGCGCGTCGAAGATCGGCTGGGCATTGGCGCACTGGCCGGCGGTGGCGGAGGCCGCGGCGCGCGGCGACCTGGCGGTGGGCACCATCGACAGCTGGCTGGTGTGGAAGCTGACCGAAGGCCGGACGCACATCAGCGACGCCACCAACGCCAGCCGCACCCTGTTGATGGACCTGAAGACGCGGCAATGGCGACCCGACCTGTGCGCGCTGTTCGGGGTGCCGGCGGCGGCGCTGCCCGCGATCGTGCCGTCCGCCGGGGCGCTGGCCGAAACCAGGCTGTTCGGCGCGCCGATCCCGATCACCGGCATCGCCGGGGACCAGCAGGCGGCGAGCATCGGCCAGGCCTGCCTTTCGCCCGGCATGGTGAAGACCACCTATGGCACCGGCATCTTCATGCTGGCGCATGCCGGCGCGGCGCCGCCGATCAGCCGCAGCCGGCTGCTGGCGACGCTGGCCGCGGAGACGGACGCGCCGAGCTATGCGCTGGAGGGATCGATCTTCATCGGTGGTGACGCGGTGAAATGGCTGCGCGACGGGCTGGGCATCCTGCACACCGCGGCGGAGTCCGAGGCGCTGGCCGCGAGCGTGGCGGACAGCGGCGGCGTGACCTTCGTGCCGGCCTTCGCCGGGCTGGGGGCGCCGCACTGGAACCCGCGCGCGACCGGCATGCTGACCGGGATCACCGGCGGGACGACGCGGGCGCATATCGTGCGCGCCACGCTGGAAGCGATGGGGATGCAGACCGCGGACCTGCTGGACGCGATGGCGGGCGACGGGGTGCGGCCCGGCGTGATGAAGGTGGATGGCGGCATGGTGGCGAACAACTGGCTGTGCCAGGACCTGGCCGATGCGACGGGCCTGGTGGTGGAGCGGCCGCGCTGCATCGAGACGACGGCGATGGGCGCGGCGATGCTGGCGGCGGTGGGGGCCGGGCATTTCGCCGACCTGACGGTGGCGGCGGCGGCGATGGTGGCGCCGGACGCGCGGTTCGAGCCGCGCGAGGGCGATCGCGCCGGGCGTCGCGCGGCGTGGGCGGCGGCGATCGCCAAGGTGCTGGCATGA
- a CDS encoding MerR family transcriptional regulator, whose product MRMRMRELERESGVGRETIRFYIREGLLPEPERATRNSAVYSDDHLTRLRAIRRLQDERFLPLAVIRSLLDEDHGARWLHPEALPDLDSVLRARLDGAGGRLPAAQVAADAGLVEDGLADAAAEGLIELAGDGSVSPRDARIIRLLAEASKLGFDREHGYEPFAMVRYLNVARALAEAEVREFFENIAPHVDVAQAADMAENGIGLMNALLSELHTREILRLLDARRRVANDNGQGGRE is encoded by the coding sequence ATGCGGATGCGGATGCGGGAGCTGGAGCGGGAATCGGGGGTGGGGCGGGAGACCATCCGGTTCTACATCCGCGAGGGGCTGTTGCCGGAGCCGGAGCGGGCGACGCGCAACAGCGCGGTCTATTCGGACGATCACCTGACCCGGCTGCGCGCCATCCGGCGGTTGCAGGACGAGCGTTTCCTGCCGCTGGCGGTGATCCGCAGCCTGCTGGACGAGGATCATGGCGCGCGCTGGCTGCATCCGGAGGCGCTGCCCGACCTGGACAGCGTGCTGCGGGCGCGGCTGGACGGGGCCGGCGGGCGGCTGCCGGCGGCGCAGGTGGCGGCGGACGCGGGGCTGGTGGAGGATGGCCTGGCGGATGCCGCCGCGGAAGGGCTGATCGAGCTGGCGGGTGACGGCAGCGTCAGCCCGCGCGATGCCCGGATCATCCGGCTGCTGGCGGAGGCGAGCAAGCTGGGGTTCGACCGCGAGCATGGCTATGAGCCGTTCGCCATGGTGCGGTACCTGAATGTGGCGCGGGCGCTGGCGGAGGCGGAGGTGCGCGAGTTCTTCGAGAATATCGCGCCGCATGTGGATGTGGCGCAGGCGGCGGACATGGCGGAGAATGGCATCGGGTTGATGAATGCGCTGCTGTCTGAACTGCACACGCGGGAGATATTGCGGTTGTTGGATGCCCGCCGGCGGGTGGCGAATGACAACGGCCAAGGCGGCCGGGAATAG
- a CDS encoding type II toxin-antitoxin system ParD family antitoxin, translating into MASVTVSAEDEAWIAAQVRAGRARDAASLISALMERERADAAKLATLRAMVEEGRQSGISSRTIDDIFAGAMAKAGA; encoded by the coding sequence ATGGCGAGCGTGACGGTGTCGGCGGAGGATGAGGCCTGGATCGCGGCGCAGGTGCGGGCGGGGCGGGCGCGGGATGCGGCGTCACTGATTTCGGCGCTGATGGAGCGCGAGCGGGCGGATGCAGCGAAGCTGGCGACGTTGCGGGCCATGGTGGAAGAGGGCCGGCAGAGCGGGATCAGCAGCCGGACGATCGATGATATTTTCGCCGGTGCGATGGCGAAGGCGGGCGCCTAG
- a CDS encoding Panacea domain-containing protein has protein sequence MFQQDQGYDVRELANFILDYGRSRKAFLTNMALNKVLYFLVESCLVTSGRIITQAKIEAWEHGPVFPEIYRNFKVHGDKPIDTYAKRFDVISRQMVIAKPSIAENDARQFSAIIEPLISLSAARLRSLSHLPGSAWDMVWNHDGPVNPGMEITPQIIIDASMKGVNA, from the coding sequence TTGTTCCAACAAGATCAGGGATACGACGTAAGGGAGTTGGCGAACTTTATTCTCGATTATGGCCGATCTCGAAAAGCTTTTCTCACGAACATGGCGCTGAATAAGGTTTTGTATTTCCTTGTCGAATCGTGTCTGGTAACCTCTGGCAGGATCATAACGCAGGCTAAAATTGAAGCTTGGGAGCATGGACCTGTTTTTCCCGAGATTTATCGTAACTTCAAAGTTCACGGGGACAAACCGATAGACACATACGCCAAGAGGTTTGATGTTATCTCTCGTCAAATGGTCATCGCCAAACCCAGCATTGCTGAAAACGACGCCCGCCAGTTCAGCGCAATCATAGAGCCCCTTATCTCTTTGAGCGCGGCGCGTCTTCGAAGCTTATCTCACCTACCAGGAAGTGCTTGGGATATGGTATGGAACCATGATGGTCCAGTAAACCCAGGAATGGAAATAACGCCTCAAATAATTATCGATGCCAGTATGAAAGGGGTTAATGCATGA
- a CDS encoding ribonucleotide-diphosphate reductase subunit beta — protein sequence MPLLQASNSYKPFEYPWAYDFWKRQQQIHWMPEEVPLGEDCRDWAQKLHEHERNLLTQIFRFFTQADVEVQNCYHDNYGRVFKPTEIKMMLTAFSNMETVHIAAYSHLLDTIGMPESEYSAFLNYKEMRDKHDYMATFGVSSDTDIARTLAMFGGFTEGLQLFASFAMLMNFPRFNKMKGMGQIVSWSVRDESLHCEGIIKLFHAFCAERGCLTKAVRDDIADVCQRTVRLEDAFIDLAFEMGPVPGMTPKEIKKYVRFIADWRLKQLGLQPIYLIEEHPLPWLQPLLNGVEHANFFETRATEYSKAATRGNWNEVWDTFDKRAAAKGAAANDAVDEGQGVLLGAAE from the coding sequence ATGCCCCTCCTCCAGGCCTCCAACAGCTACAAGCCCTTCGAATATCCCTGGGCCTATGATTTCTGGAAACGCCAGCAGCAGATCCACTGGATGCCCGAGGAAGTCCCCCTCGGCGAGGACTGCCGCGACTGGGCGCAGAAGCTGCACGAGCATGAGCGCAACCTGCTGACGCAGATCTTCCGCTTCTTCACCCAGGCGGATGTGGAGGTGCAGAACTGCTATCATGACAATTACGGCCGGGTCTTCAAGCCCACCGAAATCAAGATGATGCTCACCGCCTTCAGCAACATGGAAACCGTCCACATCGCGGCCTACAGCCACCTGCTGGACACCATCGGCATGCCCGAATCCGAATACAGCGCCTTCCTCAACTACAAGGAAATGCGCGACAAGCATGATTACATGGCGACCTTCGGCGTCTCCAGCGATACCGACATCGCCCGCACGCTCGCCATGTTCGGCGGCTTCACCGAAGGCCTCCAGCTCTTCGCCAGCTTCGCCATGCTCATGAACTTCCCGCGCTTCAACAAGATGAAGGGCATGGGCCAGATCGTCAGCTGGTCCGTCCGCGACGAATCGCTCCACTGCGAAGGCATCATCAAGCTGTTCCACGCCTTCTGCGCCGAACGCGGCTGCCTTACCAAGGCGGTCCGGGACGACATCGCCGACGTCTGCCAGCGCACCGTCCGCCTGGAGGACGCCTTCATCGACCTCGCCTTCGAAATGGGCCCGGTGCCCGGCATGACGCCCAAGGAAATCAAGAAATATGTCCGCTTCATCGCGGACTGGCGCCTGAAACAGCTCGGCCTGCAACCCATCTACCTGATCGAGGAACACCCCCTCCCCTGGCTGCAACCGCTGCTGAACGGCGTCGAACACGCCAACTTCTTCGAAACCCGCGCCACCGAATATTCGAAGGCGGCGACGCGCGGCAACTGGAACGAAGTCTGGGACACCTTCGACAAACGCGCCGCCGCCAAGGGCGCCGCCGCCAACGACGCCGTGGACGAAGGGCAGGGGGTCCTGCTGGGCGCGGCCGAATAA
- a CDS encoding ribonuclease HepT family protein, with the protein MTAPETAILQALDSSAATIAVGVQETLDLLGPPPASPAAFDALDRVQRTAATALLKRIEQQQDILARMFRTALIADGVDIAPMTARDIANRMEKLGVIPDAAGWSALVRLRNRLAHEYPLNPHQQHQRLLDAIAAAPLLDAIHSSLADFLRRQALLPVKG; encoded by the coding sequence GTGACCGCCCCCGAAACCGCCATCCTCCAGGCGCTCGATTCCTCTGCGGCCACGATTGCCGTTGGCGTTCAGGAAACACTCGATCTGCTCGGCCCGCCGCCGGCATCGCCCGCCGCGTTCGACGCGCTCGATCGCGTGCAGCGCACCGCCGCCACCGCGCTTCTGAAACGCATCGAGCAGCAGCAGGATATTCTCGCCCGCATGTTCCGCACCGCGCTCATTGCCGATGGCGTCGACATCGCGCCGATGACCGCGCGGGATATCGCCAACCGCATGGAAAAGCTCGGCGTCATCCCCGATGCCGCCGGCTGGTCGGCACTCGTCCGCCTGCGCAACCGCCTGGCCCACGAATATCCGCTCAACCCGCACCAGCAACATCAGCGCCTGCTCGATGCCATCGCCGCCGCACCGCTGCTCGATGCCATCCACAGCTCACTCGCCGATTTTCTCCGCCGCCAGGCGCTCCTTCCCGTGAAAGGCTAA
- a CDS encoding nucleotidyltransferase domain-containing protein: MRLTAHEATAIKAAARDAFGASVAVRLFGSRVRDSARGGDIDLHLEIDPGRNSDAAIDRFETLLFGAIEPQRVDLIFAVRGAPAGPFQTIGYRDGILL; the protein is encoded by the coding sequence ATGCGCCTGACCGCCCACGAAGCCACCGCCATCAAGGCCGCCGCGCGCGACGCCTTCGGTGCGTCGGTCGCCGTGCGCCTGTTCGGCAGCCGCGTCCGCGATTCGGCGCGCGGCGGCGACATCGACCTGCATCTCGAAATCGATCCCGGCCGGAACAGCGACGCCGCCATTGACCGGTTCGAAACCCTCCTGTTCGGCGCCATCGAGCCGCAGCGCGTGGACCTCATCTTCGCCGTCCGCGGCGCGCCCGCTGGCCCGTTCCAGACGATCGGCTATCGCGACGGGATCCTCCTGTGA
- a CDS encoding ribonucleoside-diphosphate reductase subunit alpha codes for MASADTLTAPSNSHSVYAPRFPVTVDHARDSLLTAFGIDTLKDRYLLPGERCQDLFARVAAAYADDAPHAQRLYDYISNLWFMPATPVLSNGGTGRGLPISCYLNSVSDSLNGIVDTWNENVWLASRGGGIGTYWGRVRGIGEPVGLNGKTSGIIPFVRVMDSLTLAISQGSLRRGSAAVYLDINHPEIEEFLEIRKPSGDFNRKALNLHHGVLITDAFMHAVRDGRPFTLVSPKTGEKRGEVDARALFQKLVETRLATGEPYIIFIDHVNNHMPKHQRDLGLKVSTSNLCSEITLPTGPDHLGKDRTAVCCLSSLNLETWDQWHGDDRFIEDVMRFLDNVLSDYIARAEPGMERAAYAAMRERSVGLGVMGLHSFYQARGIPFEGATAKSWNMKMFRHIRAKVDEASMLLATERGPCPDAQDMGVMERFSCKMAIAPTASISIICGGTSACIEPIPANVYTHKTLSGSFVVRNPHLEKLLIEKGRNADSVWNSMLEMGGSVQHLDFLSADEKATFRTAFEIDQRWMLELAGDRTPYIDQAQSLNLYLPADIEKWDLLMLHFRAWELGIKSLYYLRSKSIQRAGFAGGVEADNTPDLRVIQAETTDYDECLACQ; via the coding sequence ATGGCCAGCGCCGACACGCTCACCGCCCCTTCCAACAGCCACAGCGTCTATGCGCCGCGCTTTCCGGTCACCGTCGACCACGCGCGCGATTCGCTGCTGACGGCGTTTGGCATCGACACGCTGAAGGATCGCTACCTGCTGCCCGGGGAGCGCTGCCAGGACCTGTTCGCCCGCGTCGCCGCGGCGTACGCCGACGACGCGCCGCACGCGCAGCGCCTCTACGACTATATCTCGAACCTCTGGTTCATGCCCGCCACCCCCGTGCTCTCCAACGGCGGCACCGGCCGCGGCCTGCCCATCAGCTGCTACCTGAACAGCGTGTCCGACAGCCTCAACGGCATCGTCGACACCTGGAACGAGAATGTCTGGCTCGCCAGCCGCGGCGGCGGCATCGGCACCTATTGGGGCCGGGTGCGCGGCATCGGCGAGCCCGTCGGCCTCAACGGCAAGACCAGCGGCATCATCCCCTTTGTCCGCGTCATGGACAGCCTCACCCTCGCCATCAGCCAAGGGTCGCTCCGCCGCGGTTCCGCCGCCGTCTATCTGGACATCAACCACCCGGAGATCGAAGAATTCCTGGAAATCCGCAAACCCAGCGGCGATTTCAACCGCAAGGCGCTGAACCTGCACCACGGCGTCCTCATCACCGACGCCTTCATGCACGCCGTGCGCGACGGCCGGCCCTTCACGCTCGTCAGCCCGAAAACCGGCGAAAAACGCGGCGAGGTCGACGCCCGCGCCCTGTTCCAGAAGCTGGTCGAAACCCGCCTGGCCACCGGCGAGCCCTACATCATCTTCATCGACCATGTGAACAACCACATGCCCAAGCACCAGCGCGACCTGGGGCTGAAGGTCAGCACCTCGAACCTCTGCTCCGAAATCACGCTCCCCACCGGGCCGGACCATCTGGGGAAGGACCGCACCGCGGTCTGCTGCCTCTCGTCCTTGAACCTCGAAACCTGGGACCAGTGGCACGGCGACGACCGCTTCATCGAGGATGTGATGCGCTTCCTCGACAATGTCCTCTCCGATTACATCGCCCGCGCCGAACCCGGCATGGAGCGCGCGGCCTATGCCGCCATGCGCGAACGCAGCGTCGGCCTGGGCGTCATGGGCCTGCACAGCTTCTACCAGGCGCGCGGCATCCCGTTCGAGGGGGCCACGGCAAAATCCTGGAACATGAAGATGTTCCGCCACATCCGTGCCAAGGTGGATGAAGCCTCCATGCTGCTCGCCACCGAACGCGGCCCCTGCCCGGACGCGCAGGACATGGGCGTGATGGAGCGCTTCAGCTGCAAGATGGCGATCGCGCCCACCGCCAGCATCAGCATCATCTGCGGCGGCACCAGCGCCTGCATCGAACCCATCCCGGCCAACGTCTACACCCACAAGACGCTCTCGGGCAGCTTCGTCGTGCGCAACCCGCACCTCGAAAAGCTGCTCATCGAAAAGGGCCGCAACGCCGACAGCGTCTGGAACTCGATGCTGGAGATGGGGGGCAGCGTCCAACACCTCGATTTCCTGTCCGCCGACGAGAAGGCCACCTTCCGCACCGCGTTCGAGATCGACCAGCGCTGGATGCTCGAACTCGCCGGCGACCGCACGCCCTATATCGACCAGGCGCAGTCCCTCAACCTCTACCTCCCCGCCGACATCGAGAAGTGGGACCTCCTGATGCTCCACTTCCGGGCCTGGGAACTCGGCATCAAATCGCTCTACTACCTCCGCAGCAAGAGCATCCAGCGCGCCGGCTTCGCCGGCGGCGTGGAGGCCGACAACACCCCGGACCTGCGGGTGATCCAGGCGGAAACGACGGATTACGACGAGTGTTTAGCTTGCCAGTGA
- a CDS encoding TetR/AcrR family transcriptional regulator, which translates to MDVAMHASLTPPEQSDAAQPRLPVRANGRRRYELLLDAAERLLEQGEGQPLTIQRLAREAGVPMASVYHFLPSPAAVSVALSQRYMAGFGELVMRPVPNRERLGWREVIATLNQRAVTFYREHPYAQKLILGSDHSWAIRRSDLANNRRIAGAVVELVADKFPDVPADVLFEAVVVGISIGDAVFTLSIAEHGEITPALGQEAALAMCGYLAIKFETTPTD; encoded by the coding sequence ATGGACGTTGCGATGCATGCCAGCCTGACCCCGCCCGAACAGAGTGACGCGGCACAACCGCGGCTGCCGGTGCGGGCCAATGGCCGGCGCCGGTATGAACTGCTGCTGGATGCCGCCGAGCGCCTGCTGGAGCAGGGCGAGGGACAGCCGCTGACCATCCAGCGGCTGGCGCGGGAGGCCGGCGTGCCGATGGCGTCCGTCTATCATTTCCTGCCCAGCCCGGCGGCGGTGTCGGTGGCGCTGTCGCAACGCTATATGGCGGGCTTCGGCGAGCTGGTGATGCGGCCGGTGCCGAACCGCGAACGGCTGGGCTGGCGCGAGGTCATCGCCACCCTGAACCAGCGCGCCGTGACCTTCTATCGCGAGCATCCCTATGCGCAGAAGCTGATCCTGGGATCGGACCACAGCTGGGCGATCCGCCGTTCCGACCTGGCCAACAACCGCCGGATCGCCGGGGCCGTCGTGGAGCTGGTCGCCGACAAGTTTCCCGATGTGCCCGCCGATGTGCTGTTCGAGGCGGTGGTGGTGGGAATCAGCATCGGCGACGCGGTGTTCACCCTGTCGATCGCCGAGCATGGCGAGATCACCCCGGCGCTGGGGCAGGAGGCGGCATTGGCGATGTGCGGCTATCTGGCGATCAAGTTCGAGACGACGCCAACCGATTGA